tgtccctataaaatcgggacatctggtcaccctacttctgcTGCAGTTAGTTTCTTGTGTGATCTTGTGTAAGTCACTTcaggctagatccacaaagggacttaggtgcttaaGGGCCACTGTAGATGCCTAAATGCAACatttaggccaggggtgggcaaactatgggcgGCATCCAGCCCACCAGCTGTTTTAATCCAGTCCTCGAGTTCCTGCCGGGAAGCAGGGAGGGGGCCACTCCACGCAGCTCCTGGAAACAGCAGCATGGCCCTCCTGTgcgaggggcagtcagggggctctgctctgcacactgccccaagcgcagcccccattggccgggaaccgcagccaatgggagctgcaggggtggctcttGCAGACGAGGCAGCATGTAGAGTcgcctggccgcacctctgcataggagccggaaagggatatgccactgcttccgggagccacttgaggtaagcaccacccagaacctgcacccctgagcctctccccaggccccaaccctctgccccagccctgatccccctcctaccCTCCAAACTGCTCAGTCCCAGcctagagcaccctcctacacccaaagCTCCTCATCTTCactcccactcccagctggagccctccccgcTACCAGAGCCTTTCAATGCTGTGTGTAGCTACACCCCACAGagagtgtagatgcagcctatcTTTCACTGTGGCATATAGTTACACACACCCTACACGTTGCTGCAAGTGTaggcaaagttataaacaaagACAGGTTACTGCACAGAAGACTTGTAGAGCTGACCCCTTAATGCAAGAAAGATGATGTACTTTAAAGCAGAGTGTCTACGGTCCTTCCTGGATAACTGAAAAGAAGTTCCAGATGGTGTTTGCAAAAAACTTAACTCACAGCTAATGAATCTACCTCACTTTAACAAACTGCTGGAGAGATCATAAGCAAAAAATATCCAATTAAAGTACACAgaaaattgctttattttttccaTATCAATTTCATCAAAATGACTACAGAAACGAATACTTTAGAGACAAAGGTTGATAGATGAATAGAAATGAACTATTTTGTAATATAAATATGTAAGGGATCCCACACGATAATCCTACATGCTTTAAGGGGAATGGTTGTGTCATTTAAGTAACTTTTAAAAGTTGTAATGATCGTTATCAACTCTGGTACACTCATCCTTAAAGCTACTCAACTGTAGTTTCAGCTCTCCTGAACACTTGCATTTTATTCCATTTGCTATCTCATCAGTACTCATTTTGCTGTTAACAGCCAAAGGAAGGACAGGAAGTATTCTCAGCATACCACAAAATCACTACATCATCTCTGAATTTAAATCAAACCAATTATTTATGATAAAGTAACTCCTGTTCCCACTGTGTAGCATGTCAACTGAAATGTAGTGCAATACATCAGAGGTAtgatttttctttaaagaaaaactaCAAGTTTGAGTTTATCATCCCCATTCCTTGGCACTCAATAAAGTAAGCATCTTTAGTGGAATCTTCATCTTCTGATTTTGTCACAGTAAATTTAGCCTGCAACGATGAGGACAATGTATTAGAAAACTTATAATGTAGTTAAACCAGCCCCAGAATATTAGATGTCTAATAATATTATATTTAGTCAAACAGATGTACATGTATATATAATTAATtccactgaaaatatttttaattaaaggttGTGAAAGCATCTAACCAATGCCAAGGAATTTAAAATTGAACTCTAAACACACAGTTCTTTATTTTCAGGGGTGTTTGCCAGTAATTAGTAAAAACTGCAGTGTTCTGACCACCTGTATCTCAAcgccaaactcatttcacatacacCACAAAGATTCATGCTCTGGCTTGCTACACACTAAGCCTAAGCCACGGGATGAATGCCCATTGATAGTACTATTCTCCATGCTCTGGACTCACCTTTGTTAGCTGTTCTGCAAAATGTATAGCTGTTTGAGTATGAAGTGTAATTGGTCCACTTTTCACTCTAGATACCCCATTCGCTAATGCCATGAAAATGATCAgcttaagaagaaaaaaaatataattagttTTTAAATCATTACTACAGCTCCATAACACTGCTCCATGacagtgtcaaagcagcacaCAAGTGAACTGAAAGTAAGTAGGTTTGCTTCTTCAATGTATATTATAGAGTGGTAACAGCCATTCTCAAGTTAAGTTTATAATGGTAACGCAGCTGCAATCTTGATTCTAGCCCCCTTGCtaaaatccacaccaaaaaaaaataaataaatcacatctGACTTCAGATTGCTAGGTTGCACCTCGGGCTGAACAGGACATTGGGGATGAGGTTTCTGAATGATGACACACTCAAAGGAGGTATTCACACATATGTAGTAATTTGACTTGAGTTAGAAACACCAGTCTGGCACGTTGATTGTTGCTCCCTGGCCTGGTGCTAAATAGCACCCTGGCCTGGTGCTAGTGTAGCTGGAGAAAGCTGAAGGGTTCTTCATTCCCCAGGTCTCCTGCATGGAGCCAGGTAACAAGATGGAGAAGAATGTTCCCTCAGTGTGTTCTCCTTTGCTCTCACCTAATCACCTCCTGAGGCACTTGGGAAGACAGCCCTGCTCTTGCAGACCTTAGATCTGTTGTGTAGGGGGGATCTAGAGAGAGTggatgtggggaggtgggggaagggaattcCCACAGTCTTCCTCTAGATTTATTGAGGTCTGCAGGAAGAGGAAACGTCAAGTGAGTCGTAGGAGACTAGTTGACACTCCTCCTTGAGCCTCAGGAGCCTTTCCAGGTGTCATAAGTGTTTCCCCATGGGCTTAAGTGGCTTGTTTAAACTTCCTAAAAAGTCCATTTTGGCTTATCGTGCTGGGTTGCTATTTCTACTCATGCTGCGAGGTCCCCTCCATGGAGCCTTCTAACACTTAAGGGGTGGGAACCGGAAAAGGGTATTTACTAGCCCCTCCCCTCTGACTTCAGGATGACTGGATTTGGGAGACCCCTGAACACCTCCTAAAGTTATGGCTGTAGTGGCTATTTGAATGTAAATCTGTGGCTTGCTGTGGAAATGCAATTTTAACTCTGAAATtcaagacttttttttcccctctcttgatGTACATTCAATACACAGTCAAACCCGCTTGCTGTGTACTTGCTGCCTTAACTTCATCTTAAAgtcagtgtatgggattcttacCTGGTCTTGCAGATAGTCATCCACTGCTCCCCCATGCCTAAGATTTCCAAGCAGCATCTCTGCAGCTTCAATTCCAACCCTGTCAGAATTCTTACCTAGGGAGAGAGTTCAGGAAGATTAAGAAGCTCCAGAACATTTATAATATTCATTCACTGTAGAAtgtgaaaaaacaggaaacaGAAGGCAGTTAAGTACACTTTTATTGCCACACTCTCGTCTCAAATGTTCACTTGTCACTCTTTGAGTACTGTGATCTATCATCCCACTGGTGCATCTGTATAAATATGGTACCTGCTTCCTCAGCATTGGGAAGAGTCTAGGCCTCCTTACACTTTGAGAAGCATTAGCCAAACAAGATACCAATTAAATCAAATTCATTCCTACACCTTTAACATATATATTCTGCTTTATATAGGGGCTGAATTCTAAATTCAGACAAATCCTACATCAGATGAATTGGGGTGCAGTGTGTATGTTTTAATAATCCAGAAGTCTTCCCAAATCAGTGATCTCTAACAATCCATTAAAATAAGTGGATAAGTTCACAACTTTGTTGATTGATTCACCATGCTGCAGAAAAAACATGGATGTAAAgacattgtattttttttaaatgaaagtttaagATTCTATAAAGCAAAACTAAAATCCGTGAATGTCTGTTGCCCCTGGTTACTAACAATATGGATTTAATAtccagtaggaaactaaatgcacaAAACAGGATATACTTTACACAACTCTCACCTCTTTTGCCAAGTgatgatccagcaaacagacaacCTGTTGAAGTTTCTGCAACAATACTAAACAGAACAATTAAGTAAATTACCAGATAGCAATTAGGCATTTATCTGCAACCACAGCACACTGGGTTATGATATCAAGATAAGAATGGTTGGTATGATCAGTACTTGAGTCCCAAATCAattcctgttaaagtcaatggaaacataCACTTTGACTTCTAGGGCTGATCTCACTAACTGGATGGGAAATGTCCAAGCAAAAAATACACAGGTGGGGAAGAGGTTCATTGCTCACTCAGCAGATGGTACTCCTCTGAGTAAGCACCAACTGACAACCCTGACGTAACACTAGAGGATACCAGGCTGAAAGAGGTATCATGTCAGAAAAGCACAGTCACGTGGATAGAAAATACAGAAATTCAGCATGGAaggttatatatattttatatatattaaaaagctAGAGAAGCCAGATGTAATATCCTCATAGTAAAAAATTACCCACACTGCACATACTGTATATATTTAGGCATAGTTAGTGACCTAACTCGTAACTATATTATAAATGTGTTGTCTTTAAATATGTATGTTAAATGTGGCTTCAATATAGTTTTTCGTATttcaattactttaaaaaaaaagtgatctgcaAAGGAGATAACATTTGTTCCCTTTTTTGCATCTCTGTGATATGAAACAGGCATGCATTTATGCCAAACGCACAAAATGTCTCCTGCTTTTAAATGAGAAATACCAGGTCCTGAGTACTCTGTTTTTGCTAGAGAACTCCATGAATGGCTAGAGAACGACTGagattataacattaaaaaactaaAAATCCCTCCCTCTCTCAACTGCTCAAGCTTCAGTCAGAtgcttaaaaacaaagttttagtttgtttttgttaacatgTATTTAATTCAAACTCCTGACAAATTCTTAGCAAAAGATTTACACACACCAACCTCTCCTGCCAAAgatgaaataaaaatataaatttctTGGCTTATTATAAAGTGCCCTAATTACTATTCTTAATATGAAGGAAAGGGGTATTGCTTTCTTTTGTTTACTACCTCTCTCAGTTACAGAAGGACATTACCATATTCTCAACTAATAACACAGTAAAATAAGTAAATAGGAGGTTTGTGTCTTGTCTCACATTATTCCACTTCCAGTTCCAAAGGCTTGATTATCAGGTTCTCGAACAGGCTGAATATTAACGTAAAGATCCCTGATTTCTTTTCTGATGCATCTCACTGCTGCTGATGCCATGTCTTTTGCTAGCTAGCATGGTAAAACAAAAAAGAACCGGGTACAgtagttaaaataaatatttgatcTAACATTTTCCCTATATACTTAATCATATGAATGCACATTTGAATAATGTTATTCCAAGCTATAAGGAGACTAGCTTTTAAAATGAATGTACCTCATGTATTATTGTACACTACTACAAACTGTACGATGACATCTAACTTATCCTCCTTCCCCTCAGCGTGCAGTTTTCCTACAAAGTTTAGGTAATATTCAGTCCTGGACCAATGACAGATTTTAAAGCTGTACATAGGAGCTTAAATACCAATAGAAATACAGGATTTCCCCCCATTCTACAAGATAAGGATTTTATATCTAGCCCTGATAAAGCTTGAGATATCCGAtcttaaaaaaatcacaacattTTATGTAGCGGAGAGCTATTTTAGGTCACAGTCACAAGCTCTTTGGGATAGAGATTCTAAATACCTCAGTATTTGGAAAGTTCATAGCACATTTTCATAGGTTCTtaagatttcaaggccagaaaggcCATTAGGTTCATTTAGCCTGaccctcctgtataatacaggacAGACAATTTCAACCAGAGATTTCTGCATCAAAGCCATCACTTCTGGTTGAGAGAAAGCCTATTTGAATCTCTGCCAAGGGCTTCCGAATGGTTACAACAAGGACAATGTTCTCTCCTACCATTTTGGGTGCTTCCATAATCTATATAATAATACTTCATTCTGGAATTCTCTAAATTTGTATTTGTTATAATTTTCCTCTCCTTGGAAGGTCTGTACAGTTGGATTCATTGTACTATGGTTGCCTGGGTTTACAGGTGGAGAACTACAGAAAAAAAATACCAATAAATTTATAGAACTACTTATAAAGATTGCTTAATAGATGAATAATTGTATAATATTTATTTACACTATATAAAATTACATCCCCTTACTTCTAGTAATATTACAGGCACTCACTTTAATCGGCAAGGCTCCAGCAACAAATGCTCTTCCATGTATCTTTGTCACAGTGCCACGTTCAGTTAAGTTTATTGGGCTTAACTGTTTGACTGGTGACATTCGGACTATCACTTCACCACCACCTTGGGGGTAGTAGCCCCTATTAAAAATGGGTATCAGATATggttaaatggaaagaaaaggggtGCATGACATTACAAATTAAGTTATTCCTATAAGCAAGAAAACTAAAAATGGATTTAGCATATTTGTTTGCTAGTGTGTGTCTTATCCTTAACATGCTATTTTAGACAGATCAAGTGGCTTAGAAATTTGTGATGTGTACCATAGAAATgagtacaaaaaataaaaacatagcgTTACACTCAACATGCATAGAATGAACCTAATTAATTGCACAATCTTATTAACAGGGTTGACCAGAGGTCGgtaacctctggcatgcggctcggcagggtaagcaccctggcgggccgggccagtttgtttacctgctgtgttggcaggttcggccatcccaggccaattggggtggtgggaagccgcggccagcacatcccttgcccgcaccactttctgctgcccccattggcctgggatggcaaaccgcagccagtgggagccacggtccgccgaacctgccgatgcggcaggtaaacaaactggcctggcccgccagggtgcttaccctggcgagccacgtgctagatgttgccgacccctggggtaGATTGATTaaaaacactgattttcataattatttaaatcagcaagcaggaaaccttgatttaaaatcatcaattttaattttcctaaagaaaggatGATTCTTATTAGTTGGTATTcattaaaacattattttaacatATTTGCAACTAAACATGGCCTTtatttggtgcttctttttgctaaccaggaggacaTTTTATCTATTTAAGCATTATACAGCTTAACTTACATTTGTTCAGGttcttaatttttatatttttattgtgtCAGAAAATGATGAATCATGCAATTCTTATTTACCAGATGAGGActtattttttttacttgtgattatttggtgtcaagctctatttgggtggaaattcaaattcaattaaaaatgcacaacacgcctttattttttattcaataaaactaccttaaacaTGGTGGATACATAAACTTCTGATAAACTTTTTTTCTAATAAAACAGGCTTTGCTTTAAAAGTCACtgattttattaaacaaatgAAGCATTATATATTGCTAGTGagttgaactgattgtttcttgtCACCATCTCCtgcaagattttagaactagcagATCTCATCCTCTTACAGCTAGTTTTTTATTCATAGACTGGAAGAAGAAAATaatctttcctgctttttcagctccCAACTGGTTTCTTAATTTTGAATGAAACAGTCATTGAACTAAACTAGCTGAATAAACTAAAGTGAAGAAAacattctctctgcacctgcagaagaggcgcCACAGTTGTCAAAGGCTAATTTAGCACTTTAATGGACTAtgattccaggtgcttagccagtgccTTCCACTAGGTCAGTGGTTTGCCTTTAAAACTTGGTAGCGAGCAAATACTACTTAATATTATGTTTTTGTATTTAATGTAAATAATCTTAATAAGATTATAATAAATTTGGGCCTTATaggttgaaatttttttaattttaaatagttttaaaaaataaacctgcatttaatttaaataaaatctaatttaaattaaaaatccaatttttgATCAttaatttttatccaccctgcttatTAGCGTAATCCATGTTTTATTCCTCTTTTCTCATACCCTACTGTTTCTTGTTCTCATCTGTTGAGCCATGTCTAAGAACAGgccgtaagctctttggggtagagaCTATAAGCAGCTAGCATGGTAAGCACTATATAAGAAattaaaataatactttgcatttaaaaaacattgtCATTTAATGttctcaaagcaatttacaaacattaattaagccaCTCAACAACCATGAGTAGATATATCTTATCCTCTTTTCGTAGGTGGGTAAACTGAAGGCCTTTAGCTGGTCTAatacaacttccactgaagtcagaagaaACATTTCCTTTGTATTCAGTGGACAAAATGGGGCTGGAAAGCACTCAAACATAAAGGACTCACATTCCACTTAGAGACCTGCCCCCAGCACAAAGTATTTCAAAAGCCATGACAGTATAACTTACCGCCTTTTTATGTCACAGTCAAAGGTGAAATTGAACTTTTCAATTATTGGTTTAAAGACCTGAGGAGTTTAAAGCATACTTTAAAAATGCAGAACTATTTTGCATTTAACACATCCCACCCTACCATTCAATCCCCagaaagaaatatatatatatatacactggtCTACAGTGAAGATCTCAAAATACACTATAGAAAATATTCAATGTCATGAAAAATGAATTAGATCGGGATCTCCACATTTTATTCTGCAGACCATTTTGTAAGAGAGATTCTCTTAAGGACCTGTTCCCCTCCTTCCCTATTAATGCTTAGCATTTCTAGAACAGAGACTTTTAATTCAAATTAT
Above is a genomic segment from Mauremys reevesii isolate NIE-2019 linkage group 8, ASM1616193v1, whole genome shotgun sequence containing:
- the RTCA gene encoding RNA 3'-terminal phosphate cyclase — translated: MDGGRVEIDGGVMEGGGQILRVSTALSCLLGLPLRVRRIRAGRSQPGLRPQHLSGLEMIRDLCDGQLDGGEIGSTEITFTPGKIKGGTHIADTKTAGSVCLLLQVAMPCVLFAASPSELRLKGGTNAEMAPQIDYTVLVFKPIIEKFNFTFDCDIKRRGYYPQGGGEVIVRMSPVKQLSPINLTERGTVTKIHGRAFVAGALPIKLAKDMASAAVRCIRKEIRDLYVNIQPVREPDNQAFGTGSGIIIVAETSTGCLFAGSSLGKRGKNSDRVGIEAAEMLLGNLRHGGAVDDYLQDQLIIFMALANGVSRVKSGPITLHTQTAIHFAEQLTKAKFTVTKSEDEDSTKDAYFIECQGMGMINSNL